In Mucilaginibacter sp. KACC 22063, the genomic stretch TACCCGAAGAGGTACAGCAAATGATTGACGAACGTTCGCGCATGTCTGCAGTGGGTAATATGGATCAGTTTATGAAATATAAGCTGGCTATGTCTATAGAAGATTCTGCACAGAATGTAAACGCCAGTGCAGGAGCTAATTTAAATGCAGGCTTAGGCATGGGTATGGGTTTCATGATGCCGCAGATGGTGCAACAGGCTATGGCATCGGTTGTAGCCCCGGCTCAGGCCAGTGCAACGGCGGGACCATCACCGGTGCAAAAATTAAAAGAAATAAAAGAGCTTTTGGATATGGGGGTACTTACCCAAGCCGAGTTTGACGAAAAGAAAGCAAAGCTACTTGAGCAGATTTAATTTTATGCAAGACGAAATGATCATTAACCAGTTTGCCGAAGCGACTACGCTTGCGCTGGATAAATTTTATATAGATGCTGCAAAGCAGTTTGAAGAAATAAGCCAAAGTTACCCGGAACATGAACTGGCCGACGATGCCATGTTCAATGCAGGGATGTGCTATTTCCACCTAAACTCCTTTGAACATGCCATAGCGGTTTTTGAAGAGGTGATAGAAAAATATCCGGATGCACAGATACATGAATTCGAAGGCGGCAACTCTTACGGAAAAACTGCTGCAAAGTGCCATTACGCTATTTTGAACAGCTACCTTGGCCTTTCAAAGTTTGAAGATGCAGAAGCACAACTTGCTAAGCTTAACCTCTACCCTGATGCATATGAGTTAAGCCCGCTTGGAGAGAAATTCTCCTATGAAGAATTAGGAAACAAAGCATTACAGAGTTTTAAAAAATTTGAAATATAATGGGAGAACGAAGCATAAGTAAGTGTACCAACTGCGGTGGCGAGCTTACATTTAACCCTGATACAAACGTTAAAAAGTGCGACTATTGCGGAAGCGAGTTTAAAGTGGCACCCAACGCTGATGG encodes the following:
- a CDS encoding tetratricopeptide repeat protein; translation: MSRFNFMQDEMIINQFAEATTLALDKFYIDAAKQFEEISQSYPEHELADDAMFNAGMCYFHLNSFEHAIAVFEEVIEKYPDAQIHEFEGGNSYGKTAAKCHYAILNSYLGLSKFEDAEAQLAKLNLYPDAYELSPLGEKFSYEELGNKALQSFKKFEI